Proteins found in one Plasmodium sp. gorilla clade G2 genome assembly, chromosome: 14 genomic segment:
- a CDS encoding U6 snRNA-associated Sm-like protein LSm5, putative: protein MATISGSETFLPLALMDKCIGSKIWIMMKGDKEIVGKLVGFDEYVNMVLEDVTEYTYANNIKKVNKIKKLLLNGLNITIMVPGGTPVNYYDYEEKLEENIA from the exons ATGGCTACAATTAGTGGGTCAGAAACATTTTTACCCTTGGCTTTAATGGATAAGTGTAttg GAAGTAAAATATGGATAATGATGAAAGGTGATAAAGAAATTGTAGGTAAATTGGTTGGCTTCGatgaatatgtaaatatg gtattAGAAGATGTTACAGAATACACGTAcgcaaataatattaaaaaagtaaataaaataaaaaaattattattaaatggaTTAAATATAACTATTATGGTTCCAGGAGGAACTCCAGtgaattattatgattatgaagaaaagttagaagaaaatatagcATAA